From uncultured Pseudodesulfovibrio sp.:
GATATCAAGGTTATCAACTGGGCGCGTTCTTTGTTTGATGTAGCGACATATCCGAACACTGGTGTCTTTTCAGTTGCACGAACTCCAGAACGGGACAAAAAATACAAATGGGTAGGACCTGTTGCCGAGTTGAACATTGGATTGATTGCTAAAAAAGCAGACAATATCATTATCGAAAATGAACAGGATGTCGGTAAATACAGGATAGGTATTGTTCGGGGGAGTGCACCGGAACATATTTTGATCAGTAAATATGGCATGAAAGCTTCACAATTAAACCAGCTGAAAGATGATCTAACACAGTTCAAGATGTTGGATGCAGACAGAGTCGATTTGATTACTCAGGCCGACACCTCCGCTTCCAGTGGTCTTCAGCAAGCAGGGTTGGATCCGGGGCTTTTTGAGATGGTGTATGTTTTACAGCATGTTGATTTATATATTGCTTTCAATCCGAAGACAGATGATATGCTGATTGAAAAGATTCAGAAGGCGCTTTTATCATTAAAAGAAAAACTGGCAAATGGTGTAAGTCGATATGACGAAATTATGAATTTATATTATGGCGAGGATCGAATCTCCATACGTAGTTATTAAAAACATTATATAAAAGGAAAACTCCCGCAATCATATGATCGCGGGAGTTTCTTATGGCTGGTTGTTAATAAGGCGGTCCGATGTGTATCCGAGGAGTCCGCCGAGAATCGTGGAAAAAATGATGATCGGGAAAACGGACATGGGTTCCCTTGGATAAGCGAGAATTGCTATGGGGATACCGGTGAGCAGGGCGATGAGCATTCCTGACGCCCAGCTTGTCAGAGGCAGGCGAGCATATGTGATAATGATGCCGAGGCCCAGCCAGTGAAGCAGTGCCGAGATATTCGCTTCCCAACTCAGTCCTTGAAAGACCATGGGGATGACATCAATGATGCCGGCAGCCAGCCCAAGCAGTAACGCCTTGAATATTTTATGCATGCACCCTTTTGCCAGTCTGAAGGCTATTTGTCCATTTTGAAGTCGACTTTGATCTTGAACAGTTTGTCAGCAGGCAGGTTGAGCACCTTAATACCCGTGGCTTCTGTGATGGATGCAAGGATGGATTCAACTGCGTCCATGTCCGGTGCGATCAGTGCGAACCAGATGTTGAATTCGTTTTCGCGCAGGTAGTTGTGCGTGACGCCATCATGCTTATTTACTTCGGCAACAAATTCGTCAATTTTGTTTTCCGGGCATGACGCGGCGCACAGTGTAGACTGCCATCCCAGTGTGTTGGAATTGAAGTTGGCACCCATGCGGCGGATAACACCCGCTTTTTTCAAGTCGCGAACACGTTCTAGTACATCAGATTCCGGCAGACCTATTTGTTTGCCGACTTCTTCATACGGACGCGAGGTCAATGGGAAGTGAGACTGGATGATGTCGAGTATCTTTTTGTCGTAATTGTCCATGTGATGCCTCCAGCGGCTCAAGAACCTTTTGAAAAAGGTTCTTGAGAATCTCCAAAACTTTTTATCGCGCTTTGCGGGGTCGTGCGATTTTTATTGTATTTCTCCGTAAGGAATCAAATCCTTTCCATGCATCCCTTACTTTCGCCCAAGGCGACCCAAAAAGTTTGGGAAAATGAGGGGATGGAGGTCTGGGGGAAGGGGAGGAAATAACCCTTTTCAAAGAGTGTTTCCTCCCCTTCCCCCAGCCGTCGGAGGCTCTTACTTCTTTGCCTTTTTCTTCGGCTGGTAGGAGCAGAGCGGTTCTTCTTTTAAATAATGACCGTTCATGGTCTGTGCTCGTGCTCGGCAACCGCCGCAGACACGTTCATATTCGCAATGTCCACATTTACCGTCATAGACTTCTGGATTGCGCAAGTTGAGGAATTGCTGCGATTTTTTCCAGATATCAGGGAAATGCGTCTCGCGCACCTGACCACAGTCGAGTTCAAGATAGCCACAGGGCTGCACTTGACCGCGATGAGAAATGAAACAGAATCCTACGCCTCCGAGACAGCCGCGAGATACGGCGTCCAGGCCGAAGTTCTCAAAGTTGACCGGGATGCCTTCTTCCTTGGCGCGCTGACGCAGGATGCGGTGGTAATGCGGGGCACAGGTGGCCTTGAGTTGCATGTTTGTAGTTTTGCGGAAATCATAGAACCAGTTCAGCACGTCTTCGTACTCTTCGGCGGTGATGACTTCGGTACCAAGCTCCACGGCTCGACCGGTTGGTACGAGCAGGAAGATATGCCACGCGGATGCGCCGATTTCTTCGCACAGATCAAAGATGTCCTTGAACAGATGAAGATTGTTCTTGGTCACCGTGGTGTTGATCTGGAATTCGATGCCTACATCTTTCAAATATTGAATACCGCGCATGGAAGCTTTGAATGCGCCGACTTCGCCACGGAATTCGTCGTGTTGGGCAGCTTCTGGTGCATCGATGGAAATAGAGCATCGTTCAATACCCGCGTCTTTCATCTGCTGGGCGGTTTCAGGCGTGATGAGTGTCCCATTGGGGGCCATGACGCAACGAAGGCCTTTGGCCTTGGCATAGGCGATCAGCTCATACACGTCGTGCCGCATCATTGGCTCGCCGCCGGTAAAGATGATGATCGGGCTGCCCACGTCCGGGAAGGTGTCGATGAGAGCCTTGGCCTCTGCTGTGGACAATTCGTTCTCGTATGGCTCCGGGTGTGCCTCGGCCCGACAGTGCTTGCAGGCGAGGTTGCAGGAGCGGGTCACTTCCCAGGCAATAAGTCTGCAAATGGGGGTGACGCCGTCGTCGAGGAAACGCTTGGGTGCATTTTCTGCACCGGGATGACCTTTGCCGTGGGGATGGTCGGGGTGTCCGCCGGGATGACCCTCAGGAGGGCAGCCGCCGGGATGGCCTTTGGGATGTTCACTCATTATTTTAATGCCTTTAGGACGTCTTCTGTGAAGTATGTGAGAATAAGATCAGCCCCGGCACGCTTGAAGGCAACCAGGGATTCCATGACCACGCCCATTTCGTCTATCCAGTCGTTTTGGGCAGCGGCCTTGATCATCGAGTATTCGCCGCTGACCTGATAGACGGCCACAGGAGTGTCGAAAGTATCTCGCACCTGACGGACCATGTCGAGATATGGCAGGCCGGGTTTGACCATGAGAATATCCGCGCCTTCTTCGAGGTCTGCAACGGCTTCGCGCATGCCTTCGCGTGAGTTGCAGGGATCCATCTGGTAGGTCTTGCGGTCCCCGAATTGCGGGGTGGATTCGGCGGCTTCACGGAACGGGCCGTAGAAAGCTGACGCGTATTTGATCGCGTAAGACATGATCGGGGTGTTAGTGAATCCAGCGTCATCCAGCGCGGCGCGGATGGCGGCAACGCGGCCATCCATCATGTCGGATGGAGCGACCATGTCGGCTCCGGCCTTGGCTTGGGCTACTGCGGCCTTGGCCAGAAGGTTCAACGTGGGGTCGTTCTGGACGTATTCGTTTTTCACCATGCCGCAATGGCCGTGGGAGGTGTATTCGCACAGACAGGTGTCGGCTATGACGACCAGCTCGGGGAAGGTGTCCTTGAGCAGACGAATGGCCTTTTGGACAATGCCCATGTCGTCGTATGCACCGGATCCGACTTCGTCTTTTTCGGCAGGAATACCGAAAAGGATACAAGCCTTGAGGCCATCAGCAACGGCCTCAGCGACCTTATCTTTTAGTTGTTTCAGGGAAAGTTGGTACTGGCCGGGCATGGACGATATTTCTTTTTTAAAGGAATCGTCATCCGTTTCGACCACGAAATAGGGCATGATTAAATCATTAGCAGTGACCATGTTTTCACGGACCAATTCACGCATGGTGAGACTGGAACGTAGACGGCGGCCACGGAAAAAATCAGAGGGAATCATATGCACTCCAGATAAAGAAATTTCTTTTGAATATTTCTATACTCGTTTTCGTCAGTCTCGCAAATAAGTGCAAGACTCTGCTCGCGCGCAATCCCGACGCCGACGGCGGAGCGACAAAATATTTAGGAAGGGGTCCGGGGAAACCCTTTTTAAAGGGTTTCCCCGGCCGCCGGAGGCATTCTTAATCTTACAGCTTTTCGCCGGTGATTTCTTCGTCGGTGAGGTAGCAGGCGGGATCCTGTGCCCAGAAGTCATCGTAGTAGGCTTCTGCACGAGCGCGGAAGTTGCCGCCACAGATGTTGAGGAAGCGACACTTGGCGCAACGGCCGCCCACATGAGGACGTTTGTCCTTGAGCTTGTGGAGCAGTTCGATCTTGGGATCGTTCCAAATTTCGGAGAAAGGACGTTCCAGCACGTTGCCAAAAGTATGATGGCGCATGAACTGGTCAGCGTGAACCTTGCCGTCCCAGGAGATACAGCCGATGCCGCGTCCTGTGGAGTTGCCTTCGTTCATCTTGAGCAGTTCAAGCACTTCCTTTGCGCGTTCCGGGTCTTCCTTGAGAAGACGATAATAGACATGCGGGCCGTCTGCGTGGTTGTCCACGGTCAGAACTTCCTTGGGCTTGCCTTTTTCAAACAATGCCTTTGTGTGGTCCATGATCAGATCGACAACGTCACGGGTTTCCTGATGGTTCAGGTCTTCCTTGATCAGTTCGGAACCACGACCGGAATATACCAGATGATAGAAACAGATGCGGGGGATTTCCATGTCTTCGATGAGACGGAAGAGATGGGGAATCTCGGGAGCATTGCGCTTATTGATGGTGAAACGCAAGCCGACCTTGAGGCCTTCTGCCTGACAGTTTTCAACACCTTTGAGAGCCTGTTTGTAGGATCCGGTTACGCCACGGAATTCATCGTGGACTGCTTCATTACCGTCGATGGATATACCAACGTATGAGAGACCGACTTCTTTCAGTTCTCTGGCCTTGGATTTGGTGATGAGCGTACCGTTGGTGGAGATGACCGCGCGCATGCCTTTGGCTGTTGCGTGCTTGGCCAAGTCGACCAGGTCTTCACGAACCAGAGGTTCGCCACCGGAAAAGAGCATGACCGGTGCGCCGAACTGGGCGAGGTCATCGATCATCTCTTTGGCTTTTTCGTTGGAAATGGGGTCCTTGTGAGCGCTGACATCGACGGCCTGCGCATAACAATGGACACATTTAAGGTTACACCGTTGGGTCATGTTCCAGACCACGACGGGCTTCTTATCCTTGGAAAATTGGAGAAGATGGGAGGGCAACTGCCCTGATTCACGACTGTAACGCAGGGCGTCAGAAGGTTCTACTGCTCCGCAGTAGAGCTTGGAAATACCAATCATTTAAATAAACCTCTCAGCTGAAATGAAGGTCTCAGGTATCATATATCGTTCTGAGTGAAAAGAACGAAAAAGAGGGCCCGGAAAGGCCCCCGTCATGCGCTTCCGAACAGGAAGATAAGAATTATTGCCAAAAAGTCAAGAAGTCATCGTTTGACCTATCCCGCGAGTCGTATTTCGACCCGCCGGTTTTTTTGCTGCTCTTCGTTTGTAAGTCCTTGGTTGAGCGGTCTGGACTTGCCATATCCTACAGTTTCAATGGTCGCTGAATCAACGCCGCCCTTGTTGACAAGGTATGCCTTGACCGCGTCCGCTCGTTTTTGGGAAAGGGAAAGATTATATGCCTCATTGCCTTTGGTGTCGGTATGACCGCCAATGATGATACTTTTTCCTTTGAGTTCCGGTGAATTCAATGCTTCGCTCAAAGCGTCCAATAGTGGATACGAAGACTCTTGAATCGTCGCTTTGTCGAAATCGAAATGAACATCCAGATTCACGCCTGGAACATCAGGACGGACTACGATATTTTCATTTGATT
This genomic window contains:
- a CDS encoding ABC transporter substrate-binding protein, which encodes MRFFIFCFFILCICVGVPSVCHADDISFYMGEVYPLNYVAEDELRTGAVVEIVSIIMREARQAFDPRDIKVINWARSLFDVATYPNTGVFSVARTPERDKKYKWVGPVAELNIGLIAKKADNIIIENEQDVGKYRIGIVRGSAPEHILISKYGMKASQLNQLKDDLTQFKMLDADRVDLITQADTSASSGLQQAGLDPGLFEMVYVLQHVDLYIAFNPKTDDMLIEKIQKALLSLKEKLANGVSRYDEIMNLYYGEDRISIRSY
- a CDS encoding AsnC family transcriptional regulator; translation: MDNYDKKILDIIQSHFPLTSRPYEEVGKQIGLPESDVLERVRDLKKAGVIRRMGANFNSNTLGWQSTLCAASCPENKIDEFVAEVNKHDGVTHNYLRENEFNIWFALIAPDMDAVESILASITEATGIKVLNLPADKLFKIKVDFKMDK
- the ahbD gene encoding heme b synthase → MSEHPKGHPGGCPPEGHPGGHPDHPHGKGHPGAENAPKRFLDDGVTPICRLIAWEVTRSCNLACKHCRAEAHPEPYENELSTAEAKALIDTFPDVGSPIIIFTGGEPMMRHDVYELIAYAKAKGLRCVMAPNGTLITPETAQQMKDAGIERCSISIDAPEAAQHDEFRGEVGAFKASMRGIQYLKDVGIEFQINTTVTKNNLHLFKDIFDLCEEIGASAWHIFLLVPTGRAVELGTEVITAEEYEDVLNWFYDFRKTTNMQLKATCAPHYHRILRQRAKEEGIPVNFENFGLDAVSRGCLGGVGFCFISHRGQVQPCGYLELDCGQVRETHFPDIWKKSQQFLNLRNPEVYDGKCGHCEYERVCGGCRARAQTMNGHYLKEEPLCSYQPKKKAKK
- the hemB gene encoding porphobilinogen synthase translates to MIPSDFFRGRRLRSSLTMRELVRENMVTANDLIMPYFVVETDDDSFKKEISSMPGQYQLSLKQLKDKVAEAVADGLKACILFGIPAEKDEVGSGAYDDMGIVQKAIRLLKDTFPELVVIADTCLCEYTSHGHCGMVKNEYVQNDPTLNLLAKAAVAQAKAGADMVAPSDMMDGRVAAIRAALDDAGFTNTPIMSYAIKYASAFYGPFREAAESTPQFGDRKTYQMDPCNSREGMREAVADLEEGADILMVKPGLPYLDMVRQVRDTFDTPVAVYQVSGEYSMIKAAAQNDWIDEMGVVMESLVAFKRAGADLILTYFTEDVLKALK
- the ahbC gene encoding 12,18-didecarboxysiroheme deacetylase: MIGISKLYCGAVEPSDALRYSRESGQLPSHLLQFSKDKKPVVVWNMTQRCNLKCVHCYAQAVDVSAHKDPISNEKAKEMIDDLAQFGAPVMLFSGGEPLVREDLVDLAKHATAKGMRAVISTNGTLITKSKARELKEVGLSYVGISIDGNEAVHDEFRGVTGSYKQALKGVENCQAEGLKVGLRFTINKRNAPEIPHLFRLIEDMEIPRICFYHLVYSGRGSELIKEDLNHQETRDVVDLIMDHTKALFEKGKPKEVLTVDNHADGPHVYYRLLKEDPERAKEVLELLKMNEGNSTGRGIGCISWDGKVHADQFMRHHTFGNVLERPFSEIWNDPKIELLHKLKDKRPHVGGRCAKCRFLNICGGNFRARAEAYYDDFWAQDPACYLTDEEITGEKL